The following are encoded together in the Vicia villosa cultivar HV-30 ecotype Madison, WI unplaced genomic scaffold, Vvil1.0 ctg.000252F_1_1, whole genome shotgun sequence genome:
- the LOC131625950 gene encoding uncharacterized mitochondrial protein AtMg01250-like, producing the protein MGFGDRWMRWMEGSVFTNSLLILINGSVTKDFLVEKGLRQGDPLSPFLFVLVMEFLTELVKKSKEEGEFRGFKINVEKEVDILQFADDTIIIDEGDTANSWSVKVILTGVELMSGS; encoded by the coding sequence ATGGGGTTCGGGGATCGTTGGATGAGGTGGATGGAAGGAAGCGTCTTTACTAACTCTTTATTGATTCTCATAAACGGTAGTGTTACTAAGGATTTTCTAGTGGAGAAAGGTCTAAGACAAGGCGATCCTTTATCACCTTTTTTGTTTGTATTAGTCATGGAGTTTCTTACAGAATTAGTGAAGAAATCAAAAGAAGAGGGTGAATTCCGCGGGTTTAAGATTAATGTTGAGAAGGAGGTGGACAttttacaatttgcggatgacacaatCATTATAGACGAAGGAGATACCGCAAATTCGTGGAGTGTGAAAGTCATATTAACGGGTGTTGAATTGATGTCCGGATCTTGA